From Brassica oleracea var. oleracea cultivar TO1000 chromosome C3, BOL, whole genome shotgun sequence, a single genomic window includes:
- the LOC106335662 gene encoding uncharacterized protein LOC106335662, translated as MMMRKIPTWPWRLLGGKKEKETEALKFPTKINREKGRVIKRKEMELESFGSSGSESVALAAAAGDGPEWSVGWTEPHGPGFHTGEEGDDGGFLVLVPCYRAVSEGSGNNQFLTAVKNLPNGLPPDGRNYMEQWLSSLQNL; from the exons ATGATGATGAGAAAGATTCCTACTTGGCCTTGGAGGCTATTAGGTGGTAAAAAGGAGAAAGAGACCGAAGCTCTTAAGTTCCCTACAAAGATAAATCGAGAGAAAGGAAGGGTTATCAAGAGGAAGGAGATGGAACTTGAGAGCTTTGGTTCGTCTGGCTCAGAATCTGTGGCTCTTGCTGCTGCTGCTGGGGATGGGCCTGAGTGGTCTGTTGGATGGACTGAGCCACATGGACCTGGTTTTCATACCGGTGAAGAAGGAGATGACGGTGGCTTCTTGGTGCTGGTTCCTTGTTACAGAGCTGTCTCTGAAGGCTCTGGTAATAACCAGTTCTTGACTGCTGTCAAGAATCTCCCCAACGGTTTGCCTCCTG ATGGGAGGAACTACATGGAGCAATGGCTTTCATCTCTGCAGAACCTTTGA
- the LOC106335661 gene encoding probable glycosyltransferase At5g03795, translating to MTITKPPQLSFSAASSPLCSLKGSLLTVAVLTFLSLFYLSLNSLRTPPPSPIVLESTIHVPQTKDEDYSDVYHSPDSFRLNYAEMERKLKIYIYPDGDPNTFFQTPRKVTGKYASEGYFFKNIRESHFRTLDPEEADLFFVPVSPHKMRGNGTSYEEMTVIVRDYVDGLIAKYPYWNRTLGADHFFVTCHDVGVRAFEGSPVMIKNTIRVVCSPSYNVGFIPHKDVALPQVLQPFALPAGGNDVENRTTLGFWAGHRNSKIRVILARVWENDTELDISNNRINRATGHLVYQKRFYRTKFCICPGGSQVNSARITDSIHYGCVPVILSDYYDLPFSDILDWRKFAVVLRERDVYDLKQILKNITQSEFVSLHNNLVKVQKHFQWNTPPVKFDAFHMIMYELWLRHHVIKY from the exons ATGACGATCACCAAACCGCCGCAGCTCTCATTCTCCGCCGCCTCCTCGCCGCTATGCTCACTCAAAGGCTCACTCCTCACCGTCGCCGTCCTCACCTTCCTCTCCCTCTTCTACCTCTCTCTCAATTCCCTCCGCACTCCCCCGCCGTCTCCCATCGTGTTAGAGTCCACGATTCACGTTCCTCAGACCAAGGACGAAGATTACTCCGACGTCTACCACTCTCCAGACTCCTTCCGGCTCAATTACGCGGAGATGGAGAGGAAGTTGAAAATCTACATCTACCCAGACGGAGATCCCAACACGTTCTTCCAAACGCCGAGGAAAGTCACCGGCAAATACGCCAGCGAAGGCTACTTCTTCAAAAACATCAGAGAGTCTCACTTCCGCACGTTGGATCCAGAGGAAGCCGATCTCTTCTTCGTCCCTGTTTCCCCTCACAAGATGCGTGGCAAT GGAACATCGTATGAGGAAATGACTGTGATTGTTCGAGATTACGTTGATGGGTTGATAGCTAAGTATCCTTACTGGAACAGAACTTTGGGAGCGGATCACTTTTTTGTGACGTGTCATGACGTTGGTGTTAGGGCGTTTGAAGGGTCTCCGGTTATGATTAAGAATACTATTAGGGTTGTGTGCTCCCCGAGTTATAATGTTGGTTTCATTCCTCATAAAGATGTTGCTTTGCCTCAAGTGCTTCAGCCGTTTGCTCTCCCTGCCGGTGGAAATGATGTTGAGAACCG GACGACGCTTGGTTTTTGGGCTGGTCATAGAAACTCAAAGATACGTGTAATACTTGCCCGTGTGTGGGAGAACGACACTGAGCTCGATATTTCGAACAACAGAATAAACAGGGCTACAGGGCATTTAGTGTATCAGAAGAGATTCTACAGGACTAAGTTCTGCATATGTCCTGGTGGTTCTCAAGTCAACAGTGCTCGCATTACTGACTCAATTCATTACGGATGTGTTCCTG TTATATTGTCAGACTACTACGACCTTCCTTTCAGCGACATTCTGGATTGGAGAAAGTTTGCGGTTGTGCTTAGAGAGCGAGATGTGTATGACCTCAAGCAGATCCTCAAGAACATAACTCAATCTGAGTTTGTTTCCTTGCATAACAACTTAGTCAAG GTGCAAAAGCATTTTCAATGGAACACACCACCAGTTAAATTCGATGCGTTTCACATGATCATGTATGAACTATGGTTACGCCACCATGTCATCAAGTACTGA
- the LOC106330948 gene encoding rhamnogalacturonate lyase-like: protein MSPQTSYSYIKFDLEIWKKKMISQKTIASWMICFLLLLLLPIAFSEPTRNLKGTSARAPTVQQIRNKEVIVDNGIVRVTFSNPEGLITGIKYNEIGNVLNPYLRARGYWDITWQRENNILPTLDRIEGTNFRIITQNEEQVEISFSRTWNGGSDHIPLNVDKRYIIRTNTSGIYTYGIFERQPEWPEVEMGLIRVAFKLNPDRFHYMVVADNRQRQMPTDDDRDIHSGRAKPLAYKEAVQLTNPHNQMFKNQVDDKYQYSCEVKDNKVHGWISTKSNVGFWLISPSGEYRSGGPVKQELTSHVGPTTLTTFISQHYVGQDMETRYKTGEAWKKVLGPVFIYLNSDSTGNNLQHSLWEDAKRQTEQEVEAWPYGFVASSDFPTRQERGTITGRLFVNDRFLAPAGYAYIGLAPPGEAGSWQTNTKGYQFWTQTNETGYFTISNVRPGTYNLYGWVHGFIGDFKYQNLVNVAAGSEICLDRVVFQPPRNGPTLWEIGVPDRTAREYFVPEPYQNTMNPLYLNHTDKFRQYGLWQRYTELYPNHDLVYTVGVSNYSQDWFYAHVTRNIYGSTYVPTTWQIVFELPYVNWRGSYTLQLALASAARANLQVRFNNEYSRPLFSEGIGRDNAIARHGIHGAYHLYSIDVPGRLLRTGTNTIYLRQSKAVGAFEGLMYDYIRLEEPSIA from the exons ATGTCTCCACAAACATCTTATTCTTACATTAAATTCGATCTTGAGATTTGGAAAAAGAAGATGATTTCGCAGAAGACGATAGCTTCGTGGATGATATGTTTCCTTCTGTTGCTTCTTCTTCCGATAGCTTTTTCTGAGCCGACAAG AAACTTAAAGGGAACAAGTGCAAGAGCTCCAACAGTGCAGCAGATAAGAAACAAAGAG GTGATAGTGGACAATGGAATTGTGAGAGTGACTTTCTCGAATCCTGAAGGATTAATAACTGGGATCAAATACAATGAAATCGGCAATGTTCTTAATCCATATCTCCGAGCTCGAGG GTACTGGGACATAACATGGCAAAGAGAAAACAACATTCTCCCAACGTTGGATAG AATCGAAGGAACCAACTTTAGAATCATAACTCAAAACGAAGAACAAGTGGAGATTTCTTTCTCCCGAACATGGAATGGTGGTTCTGATCATATTCCATTAAACGTAGACAAGAGGTATATTATACGTACAAATACTTCAGGAATCTACACTTATGGAATTTTTGAGAGACAACCCGAATGGCCAGAAGTGGAGATGGGTCTAATTCGAGTCGCCTTTAAACTCAACCCTGATAG ATTTCATTACATGGTGGTGGCAGATAATCGGCAAAGACAAATGCCAACAGACGATGACCGTGACATCCACAGTGGCCGTGCCAAGCCCCTTGCTTACAAAGAGGCTGTACAATTGACTAATCCTCACAACCAAATGTTCAAAAACCAG GTGGATGATAAATACCAGTACTCATGTGAGGTCAAGGACAACAAGGTGCATGGTTGGATATCGACCAAGTCCAATGTTGGTTTCTGGCTTATCTCACCGAGCGGTGAATACCGCTCTGGTGGACCGGTCAAACAGGAGCTCACGTCTCACGTCGGTCCCACGACCCTTACG ACCTTTATAAGCCAGCATTATGTTGGTCAGGACATGGAGACAAGGTACAAAACTGGTGAAGCGTGGAAAAAGGTCTTGGGACCTGTATTCATTTACTTAAACTCTGATTCTACCGGCAATAATCTACAACATTCGTTATGGGAAGATGCTAAACGACAG ACCGAACAAGAAGTTGAAGCATGGCCGTACGGTTTTGTAGCGTCCTCTGACTTTCCTACTCGTCAAGAAAGAGGAACCATTACCGGTCGACTCTTTGTCAACGACAG GTTCTTGGCTCCGGCAGGATATGCATACATCGGTTTAGCACCGCCAGGAGAAGCTGGTTCTTGGCAAACAAATACTAAG GGATACCAATTTTGGACACAGACGAATGAAACCGGCTATTTCACCATTTCTAACGTTAGACCGGGAACGTATAATCTATACGGATGGGTTCATGGTTTTATCGGAGACTTCAAATACCAAAACCTAGTTAACGTAGCTGCAGGTTCAGAGATATGTCTTGATAGAGTTGTGTTCCAGCCTCCTAGGAATGGTCCAACGTTATGGGAGATTGGTGTACCGGACCGAACCGCCAGAGAATACTTTGTACCGGAACCATACCAGAATACAATGAACCCCTTATACTTAAACCACACTGACAA GTTTAGGCAGTATGGGTTATGGCAACGTTACACGGAGTTATATCCAAACCATGATCTCGTCTACACAGTTGGAGTTAGTAACTATAGTCAAGACTGGTTCTACGCTCACGTCACAAG GAACATTTATGGTTCGACCTATGTACCAACGACATGGCAGATTGTTTTTGAACTTCCATATGTGAACTGGCGAGGTAGCTACACATTGCAACTAGCTTTAGCTTCGGCTGCACGGGCTAACTTACAAGTACGGTTCAACAACGAATACTCTAGGCCATTGTTCTCTGAGGGTATCGGAAGAGATAATGCTATAGCAAGACATGGAATCCATGGAGCCTACCATCTTTATAGCATTGATGTACCTGGAAGGTTACTAAGAACCGGGACCAACACAATCTATCTACGTCAGTCTAAAGCGGTGGGAGCGTTTGAAGGTCTTATGTATGATTACATTCGTCTTGAAGAGCCTTCTATAGCTTAG
- the LOC106329562 gene encoding pentatricopeptide repeat-containing protein At4g38010 isoform X3, which yields MEKSALLEFTSRCTSLRVFKQIQTQLISRHLLRDDSVVDKVVTFFGKSADFASYSCVFLHTILPSLSSYPYNTLLSSYAVCDKPRATILVYRTFLRNGLPPDTYTFPPLFKACGKFSGIGEGKQIHGSVTKMGFLSDVYVQNSLLHFYGSCGNLESACKVFDEMLVRDVVSWTGVISGFSRIGLYKEALRMFLKMDVEANLATYICALVASGRVGWLRLGQGIHGLIMKKAYLFSLEIGAVEYGRWVHEYVVRAGIKWDTHIGTAVVDMYAKCGCIETALEVFNGIRIKNVYTWNALLGGLAIHGHGHESLRYFEKMVKLGFKPNEVTFLAVLNACCHTGLVDEGRRYFYKMITGEYNLSPKLEHYGCLIDMLCRAGLLDEALELVKAMPVKPDVLICGAILSACKSRETLTELPKEILDKFLEMEFEDSGVYVLLSNIFAANRRWNDVAKIRRLMKVKGISKVPGSSAIDVN from the exons ATGGAGAAATCAGCTCTTCTGGAGTTTACTAGCCGATGCACCTCTCTCCGCGTCTTCAAACAAATACAGACTCAGCTAATTTCTCGCCATCTTCTTCGTGACGACTCAGTCGTTGATAAAGTCGTGACCTTTTTCGGTAAATCCGCAGACTTCGCATCTTACAGCTGCGTATTCCTCCACACAATCCTTCCTTCGTTGAGCTCTTATCCATACAACACGCTCTTGTCGAGCTACGCAGTCTGCGATAAACCCAGAGCGACGATCCTTGTTTACCGAACGTTTCTGAGAAATGGGCTTCCACCGGACACGTACACGTTCCCACCGCTTTTCAAAGCTTGCGGGAAGTTCTCAGGGATCGGAGAAGGCAAACAGATACATGGGAGCGTCACGAAAATGGGTTTCTTGAGCGATGTATATGTGCAGAACTCGCTTCTTCATTTTTACGGCTCGTGCGGAAATTTAGAGAGTGCGTGCAAGGTGTTTGATGAAATGCTTGTGAGAGATGTAGTTTCGTGGACCGGCGTTATATCCGGTTTCTCGAGGATTGGGTTGTATAAAGAAGCTCTGAGGATGTTTCTAAAGATGGATGTTGAGGCTAATCTGGCTACGTATATTTGTGCGTTGGTTGCTAGTGGGAGAGTGGGGTGGTTAAGGTTAGGGCAAGGGATCCATGGATTGATAATGAAGAAAGCTTATTTGTTCAGCTTGGAGATTG GAGCTGTGGAGTACGGGAGATGGGTTCATGAGTATGTTGTGAGGGCTGGGATCAAATGGGACACGCATATCGGAACAGCGGTTGTTGACATGTATGCGAAATGTGGATGCATCGAAACGGCTTTGGAGGTTTTCAACGGAATCAGAATTAAGAATGTGTATACTTGGAACGCTCTGTTAGGTGGTTTAGCTATCCATGGACATGGGCATGAGTCTCTTAGATACTTCGAAAAGATGGTTAAGCTCGGTTTTAAGCCCAATGAGGTGACTTTTCTCGCGGTTTTAAACGCTTGTTGCCACACCGGTTTGGTAGATGAAGGGAGAAGATATTTCTATAAGATGATTACCGGAGAATACAATCTGTCTCCTAAGCTAGAGCATTATGGATGCTTGATTGATATGCTTTGTAGAGCTGGATTGTTAGATGAAGCGTTGGAGCTTGTTAAAGCGATGCCGGTTAAACCGGATGTGCTTATATGTGGAGCTATTCTTAGTGCTTGTAAGAGTAGAGAGACATTAACGGAGCTTCCTAAAGAGATATTGGATAAATTTTTAGAGATGGAGTTTGAAGATAGTGGCGTTTATGTGTTACTGTCTAACATTTTTGCTGCTAACAGAAGATGGAATGATGTTGCTAAGATTAGGAGATTGATGAAGGTAAAAGGTATATCAAAGGTTCCAGGATCAAGTGCTATAGACGTCAATTAA
- the LOC106329562 gene encoding pentatricopeptide repeat-containing protein At4g38010 isoform X2: protein MEKSALLEFTSRCTSLRVFKQIQTQLISRHLLRDDSVVDKVVTFFGKSADFASYSCVFLHTILPSLSSYPYNTLLSSYAVCDKPRATILVYRTFLRNGLPPDTYTFPPLFKACGKFSGIGEGKQIHGSVTKMGFLSDVYVQNSLLHFYGSCGNLESACKVFDEMLVRDVVSWTGVISGFSRIGLYKEALRMFLKMDVEANLATYICALVASGRVGWLRLGQGIHGLIMKKAYLFSLEIGNALIDMYVKCEQLCDAKRVFGAVEYGRWVHEYVVRAGIKWDTHIGTAVVDMYAKCGCIETALEVFNGIRIKNVYTWNALLGGLAIHGHGHESLRYFEKMVKLGFKPNEVTFLAVLNACCHTGLVDEGRRYFYKMITGEYNLSPKLEHYGCLIDMLCRAGLLDEALELVKAMPVKPDVLICGAILSACKSRETLTELPKEILDKFLEMEFEDSGVYVLLSNIFAANRRWNDVAKIRRLMKVKGISKVPGSSAIDVN, encoded by the exons ATGGAGAAATCAGCTCTTCTGGAGTTTACTAGCCGATGCACCTCTCTCCGCGTCTTCAAACAAATACAGACTCAGCTAATTTCTCGCCATCTTCTTCGTGACGACTCAGTCGTTGATAAAGTCGTGACCTTTTTCGGTAAATCCGCAGACTTCGCATCTTACAGCTGCGTATTCCTCCACACAATCCTTCCTTCGTTGAGCTCTTATCCATACAACACGCTCTTGTCGAGCTACGCAGTCTGCGATAAACCCAGAGCGACGATCCTTGTTTACCGAACGTTTCTGAGAAATGGGCTTCCACCGGACACGTACACGTTCCCACCGCTTTTCAAAGCTTGCGGGAAGTTCTCAGGGATCGGAGAAGGCAAACAGATACATGGGAGCGTCACGAAAATGGGTTTCTTGAGCGATGTATATGTGCAGAACTCGCTTCTTCATTTTTACGGCTCGTGCGGAAATTTAGAGAGTGCGTGCAAGGTGTTTGATGAAATGCTTGTGAGAGATGTAGTTTCGTGGACCGGCGTTATATCCGGTTTCTCGAGGATTGGGTTGTATAAAGAAGCTCTGAGGATGTTTCTAAAGATGGATGTTGAGGCTAATCTGGCTACGTATATTTGTGCGTTGGTTGCTAGTGGGAGAGTGGGGTGGTTAAGGTTAGGGCAAGGGATCCATGGATTGATAATGAAGAAAGCTTATTTGTTCAGCTTGGAGATTGGTAACGCTCTTATAGATATGTATGTGAAATGTGAGCAGTTGTGTGATGCGAAGAGAGTCTTTG GAGCTGTGGAGTACGGGAGATGGGTTCATGAGTATGTTGTGAGGGCTGGGATCAAATGGGACACGCATATCGGAACAGCGGTTGTTGACATGTATGCGAAATGTGGATGCATCGAAACGGCTTTGGAGGTTTTCAACGGAATCAGAATTAAGAATGTGTATACTTGGAACGCTCTGTTAGGTGGTTTAGCTATCCATGGACATGGGCATGAGTCTCTTAGATACTTCGAAAAGATGGTTAAGCTCGGTTTTAAGCCCAATGAGGTGACTTTTCTCGCGGTTTTAAACGCTTGTTGCCACACCGGTTTGGTAGATGAAGGGAGAAGATATTTCTATAAGATGATTACCGGAGAATACAATCTGTCTCCTAAGCTAGAGCATTATGGATGCTTGATTGATATGCTTTGTAGAGCTGGATTGTTAGATGAAGCGTTGGAGCTTGTTAAAGCGATGCCGGTTAAACCGGATGTGCTTATATGTGGAGCTATTCTTAGTGCTTGTAAGAGTAGAGAGACATTAACGGAGCTTCCTAAAGAGATATTGGATAAATTTTTAGAGATGGAGTTTGAAGATAGTGGCGTTTATGTGTTACTGTCTAACATTTTTGCTGCTAACAGAAGATGGAATGATGTTGCTAAGATTAGGAGATTGATGAAGGTAAAAGGTATATCAAAGGTTCCAGGATCAAGTGCTATAGACGTCAATTAA
- the LOC106329562 gene encoding pentatricopeptide repeat-containing protein At4g38010 isoform X1, which produces MEKSALLEFTSRCTSLRVFKQIQTQLISRHLLRDDSVVDKVVTFFGKSADFASYSCVFLHTILPSLSSYPYNTLLSSYAVCDKPRATILVYRTFLRNGLPPDTYTFPPLFKACGKFSGIGEGKQIHGSVTKMGFLSDVYVQNSLLHFYGSCGNLESACKVFDEMLVRDVVSWTGVISGFSRIGLYKEALRMFLKMDVEANLATYICALVASGRVGWLRLGQGIHGLIMKKAYLFSLEIGNALIDMYVKCEQLCDAKRVFGELKTKDKVSWNSMISGLVQCKKPNEAVELFFSLMQTSSGVKPDGHILTSVLSACASLGAVEYGRWVHEYVVRAGIKWDTHIGTAVVDMYAKCGCIETALEVFNGIRIKNVYTWNALLGGLAIHGHGHESLRYFEKMVKLGFKPNEVTFLAVLNACCHTGLVDEGRRYFYKMITGEYNLSPKLEHYGCLIDMLCRAGLLDEALELVKAMPVKPDVLICGAILSACKSRETLTELPKEILDKFLEMEFEDSGVYVLLSNIFAANRRWNDVAKIRRLMKVKGISKVPGSSAIDVN; this is translated from the coding sequence ATGGAGAAATCAGCTCTTCTGGAGTTTACTAGCCGATGCACCTCTCTCCGCGTCTTCAAACAAATACAGACTCAGCTAATTTCTCGCCATCTTCTTCGTGACGACTCAGTCGTTGATAAAGTCGTGACCTTTTTCGGTAAATCCGCAGACTTCGCATCTTACAGCTGCGTATTCCTCCACACAATCCTTCCTTCGTTGAGCTCTTATCCATACAACACGCTCTTGTCGAGCTACGCAGTCTGCGATAAACCCAGAGCGACGATCCTTGTTTACCGAACGTTTCTGAGAAATGGGCTTCCACCGGACACGTACACGTTCCCACCGCTTTTCAAAGCTTGCGGGAAGTTCTCAGGGATCGGAGAAGGCAAACAGATACATGGGAGCGTCACGAAAATGGGTTTCTTGAGCGATGTATATGTGCAGAACTCGCTTCTTCATTTTTACGGCTCGTGCGGAAATTTAGAGAGTGCGTGCAAGGTGTTTGATGAAATGCTTGTGAGAGATGTAGTTTCGTGGACCGGCGTTATATCCGGTTTCTCGAGGATTGGGTTGTATAAAGAAGCTCTGAGGATGTTTCTAAAGATGGATGTTGAGGCTAATCTGGCTACGTATATTTGTGCGTTGGTTGCTAGTGGGAGAGTGGGGTGGTTAAGGTTAGGGCAAGGGATCCATGGATTGATAATGAAGAAAGCTTATTTGTTCAGCTTGGAGATTGGTAACGCTCTTATAGATATGTATGTGAAATGTGAGCAGTTGTGTGATGCGAAGAGAGTCTTTGGTGAGTTGAAAACGAAAGATAAAGTTTCTTGGAACAGTATGATCAGTGGATTGGTTCAGTGTAAAAAGCCTAACGAGGCGGTTGAGTTGTTTTTTTCTCTGATGCAAACTTCTTCTGGGGTTAAACCAGACGGGCATATACTTACAAGTGTTCTCTCTGCGTGTGCTAGCTTAGGAGCTGTGGAGTACGGGAGATGGGTTCATGAGTATGTTGTGAGGGCTGGGATCAAATGGGACACGCATATCGGAACAGCGGTTGTTGACATGTATGCGAAATGTGGATGCATCGAAACGGCTTTGGAGGTTTTCAACGGAATCAGAATTAAGAATGTGTATACTTGGAACGCTCTGTTAGGTGGTTTAGCTATCCATGGACATGGGCATGAGTCTCTTAGATACTTCGAAAAGATGGTTAAGCTCGGTTTTAAGCCCAATGAGGTGACTTTTCTCGCGGTTTTAAACGCTTGTTGCCACACCGGTTTGGTAGATGAAGGGAGAAGATATTTCTATAAGATGATTACCGGAGAATACAATCTGTCTCCTAAGCTAGAGCATTATGGATGCTTGATTGATATGCTTTGTAGAGCTGGATTGTTAGATGAAGCGTTGGAGCTTGTTAAAGCGATGCCGGTTAAACCGGATGTGCTTATATGTGGAGCTATTCTTAGTGCTTGTAAGAGTAGAGAGACATTAACGGAGCTTCCTAAAGAGATATTGGATAAATTTTTAGAGATGGAGTTTGAAGATAGTGGCGTTTATGTGTTACTGTCTAACATTTTTGCTGCTAACAGAAGATGGAATGATGTTGCTAAGATTAGGAGATTGATGAAGGTAAAAGGTATATCAAAGGTTCCAGGATCAAGTGCTATAGACGTCAATTAA